The genomic window AACTTATTTTCCTCAAATACTAACTGATTATATGTTGCTTTTATTACTTTTAAAGTATAGCTTCTTCCCATAAATTTTATTCTACTATCATTAGTATATGTTTCTTCAACTTTATTTTTCTTAAATTCATCAATTTTTTTCTTACTTTTTTCTATCCAGTCTTTTTTTGATTCTATATATCTAATTATACTATATTCATCAATATTTAAAGGAACAGAAATATATACGCTACCATCTGATCTTACTCTTAAATTTATATTCTTAACTCTTTTTCTTTCTACTTCATAACCTAAAATAATTTCTTTATTCATTAAAATTATCCAACTCACGTTCTAAAGTCATTCTTATAGGTGGTATAACTAATACTGTTTTTGAAATTAATCTTTCAAATAAGTTATCATCATAAGCTCTAATATTTTTAAGAAATTTAAATATATTTTCTTTTTTAGCCATATATATCATATTATTACCCATAAAAATATTAAGTGTTAATTTTGAAATACCAGGATATTCTCCTCTTGTTACAACTGATAATGTTCCTATATGTATCATAGTTATTTTAGATACATCTATTAATATTTCTTTTTCTAAAAATAGAGCTCTTTTAGTAAGAATAAAATCTTTAGTATAACCTTCTAATTTTTCATTTTTATCGTTATACTTCCCTATAAGTTTAATAACAAAACCATATATATAGTAGCTCAAAAACACTAAAAATATATATATTAAAAATTCCATTACGCCTCTTTCATACTTTTAATAATAGGTAAGAAATAACTAATAGAAAATAGAGTTTTAATATCAGATAAATAGTTATCTATTTCATCTAATTTAATCCAGTGAGATATAATATCTTCTCCTTCATCAAAGTTTGTATCACGTGGTTCAATATCATTTGATTTTAATCTTGCAGCGTAATAGTATAGTTTTTCTGTTGCATATGGTGTTGTAAGTATAGGAGTTTTATGTTCAACCACACAGTCTAAATCATCAAAAGAATATCCTGTTTCTTCTTTTAACTCTCTTTTCATAGCATCAAATGGATCTTCTCCTGGATCTATCATTCCAGCTACATTTTCAAACATATTTCCATCTACTCCTGGTCTATACTGTTCAACAAGTAAAACTTTTTCTAATTTTTCATCAAAAATAGTTACACAAACTGCATCTGATTTAACTATATATTCTAACTTTACATTAGTAGTAGGATGTACCTTAATATCCCCTTTTATAAACTTAAATCCTTCCTG from Pseudostreptobacillus hongkongensis includes these protein-coding regions:
- a CDS encoding NUDIX hydrolase — translated: MAIPIQEGFKFIKGDIKVHPTTNVKLEYIVKSDAVCVTIFDEKLEKVLLVEQYRPGVDGNMFENVAGMIDPGEDPFDAMKRELKEETGYSFDDLDCVVEHKTPILTTPYATEKLYYYAARLKSNDIEPRDTNFDEGEDIISHWIKLDEIDNYLSDIKTLFSISYFLPIIKSMKEA